The Zingiber officinale cultivar Zhangliang chromosome 2A, Zo_v1.1, whole genome shotgun sequence genomic sequence GGTTTAGGTAGCCTATTAATCAAATAGTAACAtggataaattattttttaagtcgATAGaaaattaaggtttaaaattatTCAGGTGAAGAAGGAAATTATCATATTCGGCGGTTTGGGTCAGCTTAGTTGGATGAGTGCTAGGCACGTACTGCATGAGCTTAATTGGAAATTATCATATTTAAAAGTTGAGTTTGGAGGATGCTATGTAGTTGACGACTAGTTTTATCACAAGTTCGTTAATTAAAATTGTGCTTAGAAAATATAATGAGTTATGCTTATTCTGATATATGTTACAAAGTCAATAAGTTGAGTAGATATAGTATTAATATGGGAAGTCATATATAGTACCAAAATACGAGTGAGATTGTTGAAGTAACTCCAATATATAATGAGCTACAAATAACAGATCCAATTGAACTAGAGGGGTATaatgatgctaattggatatagGCTTCAaatccatgagtggttgtgtttactattagatgagtatcctagaaatttttgaaataaacaTGTATATCTGGGTGTACTATGAAGTCCGAGTTTATAATTTTACACAAAATtggagaaaaagagaaaaaaaattctcaatttcTTAGATGACATTCCTAGTTGAATGAAAATTGTGCTGGGTAACTAAAGGTTTGCCAAGTATGCTACTAAGCTCAACATATGAACTATATTGATTGCAGAGCTCAATATTATAGTTCAAGAGAGCCAACTCAATAAGATGCGATCTACAAATGGGTAGAGATGAGTATAGGCTTTAATATTCTTATATCACATACCTAGAGGTACAATGGGGATGTTACAAGCTTTTCTTATACGAAATCATCTAAGTCGCAAAGTGAGAGCCGCTTCAAATTGAAAGCATTTATAAAATTCTAATACAATAAAGAATCACTAAATGCCTAGGAATGCCATTGTATAAGTATGATTGTCTTGATTTATGCTAATGGTTGAATAATTCAAGACATTAGTTCATTAaattattctttttaatttttcccTTAATTTTAGTTCACGTGAGGGattcttataaatttatttttataattaattaatccaATAGGGACATGAATGAACTATTTCAGTAGTAGCTTATTGtgaaattaaaattattcatGTGTTGAAAGAAATTATGACATTCTGTTTGTTCCAAATTGTAAAATGTAGACACTTTTATATCATTAAATGtactaaaaaaatttagatatatttttatttattattacttTTTTCATGATGATTTTTTTGTTTATCTTCGTATAAAATCAACATCTTATTATAAACAAATTTTACcatgtaaaagtattaaaaaaaaaaggaaaaaatatcctTTAAACTTATCTCATCTTCAacacaaaataaatcaaaattttctatttttaatttcacTGAATTAAATTAGGTGCCCATCTGGTGGAGTCCCGGTGCCCGCGCACAGATTAACGTAGCCGAACGCCTACCTCTCCATTGTAAATATCACCTTACAAACCGTCCCACTCGCCGCCAAGTGTCTCATCCAATACCATTCTCAAAATCTACTCTCTCCAACCCTCCATCGCTCGCCGGCTTGCAAGACGCCCTCTGTTACCTACCTCGCACCGAATCCCAAACTCAGAGCCCCGGAAGTATCGCGCGCCCTCTGCCTCCATTTTTCttccatctctctctctcttaccCTCCCTTCACTGGACAAGGAACAAAAACGAAATAGAATCAGCATtgcaatataaattgtttttttgTGAAATTCCTTGTTCGAGCTTCTCCTTCCAGATCTTCATGTATGTGTTTCTGTTCGTcatgaaattcaaagttaatgaTCAAATTATATCATTCTATATATATGTATGACACTAATTCATTTATCTTCGGAAGAAGAGAAGCCCATAGGTTGAGCTTGCCAATGGATGGCGTCGTCTTTTTGATACGATCATGGCGAGTGCTTTAATTCTtccttttttctttgtttttccatGCCAATTTTCGCTGAAACATTTCGATCGATTCtgcatatatatagatatatgagCAGAGATGCCCGAAGCCGAAGTGCATATATAAAGAACAGAGATTCGAGGGGGCGGACTTTTGATGGATCCTGAAAAGGGAGATCATCCAAAAAGCGAgcgaaaggaggaagaaaagcaaGTGAAGAGACGAGAATCCGTCTTGAGTTCCGACGGCGACGACGGTGACGAAGACGAGGATGACTTCTTCCAGTTGGATCAAGAGATCATGAATCCTTTCTTGGGCCACGTTAACGATGGCGGCAGAGTCGGAGCAGCGGACGGCAGTTTGAGCTATCCTCCTATTCAGATGATGTGGAGGTCGCCGGAAGCGGCTGATCCGAACCGGATTCCCTCCTCCATCTTCGCCGGGCCCTCGTCTCCGATGGAGTGGAGCGCGGCCTCGAACGAGTCGCTATTCAGCATCCACGGCGGGAACTCAAGCTTCACCAGGGACCATGTCACATTGATGGAAAAGTCCGGCGAGCTCAACCTCCCGGCCGaggaccaccaccaccaccaccaccaccaccctcaTCCTCAAGCGCTTCGTGATGTAGCAGGCACGGAGACGGATAACGCCAAGAGCATCAAGGAGTTGGTGCAGGCAAACTTGGAGGAACAACAGCACCGGTCGTCGGACTGCAGCGCCGTCAGCTACCAGTCGTTTGCATTCCCGATGTATGCCGCCGATCATCTCCGCCGCTCGCTCGCTTGCGCATTAATTACTTCGAATAATTAATCTGAAATTTAAACACTAATTCCGATCGACCGCCCATTGTTGTCTAAAACAGATTGGCAGGCGAGGGAAGAACCGGCTCAGTGAAGGTGGAATCCGTACATCCATTCCGACCATCCAAGTCACAGCAGAAGCAGCCTCCAATGGCGGCGGCACCAAAATCTGCCAGTCTTCCTCCTACTTCTACTTCTCCGGAACAAAAGAGCAAGTGGATCCCGTGCGCTTGTCTGCTTTCCTTCTGTTCACAGGGTAAACAGTGAAGAAGAGACTTTgtgatcatcatcatcttcatcttcatcttcatcttgtttcATGTGGAAGTTTTGAATCGATTTCATATGGAAAAAAGTTGGAATAAGATTCTCACAAGTCTTTGAAGGGCTCGGTGGAATATACTAAAGAAGAGGGATGTTCTTGCCATATTTTTGTATGGAACTTAATTGTAAAACCACCTTAATTATGGCTTTGCTAGTCATTGCGCTTTCAGGGAATCATATTTTTATGGGCAATGAACAAACTTGTTTTTAGGTCCTATTGAAGTTGGAGAACTAATGCTCATAACTAAAGTTATCAACCAATTTAAGTTTCACTATAGTTCCTACCTGATGTTGTCAATGAATTAATGAGCTACTGGATAGCTATTATCTACGTTGATGAAGTCGTCGAACACAAAGGGAAGGCTGGACTGACCGAAACGCCTAGAAAGCCTAAGAGTGAGAGAGAGTTAGAATAGAGGTGAGAGGGTATCCTGGCTCAaccactccgacgctcaagtcagttttcgACAAGAAAGGTAGAGAAAAAGAACAATAAATGAGAAAATGCTGGTGGTTTGTGCGTATGTGTGCGTGCACGTATATTTGCTCGCAAGAGCggacttcttttatattactactAAACGAATAAAATGGTATATCTCTCCTCTAGGTTTTGATTGATGGGACATTATACTCTGATAGGAAAAATATCACATCGTCGTATCAGAGGGTCATATCACTCATGTCTTGTACCATAGAAGGTGTTATATTTTAGAGATGTTCTAAAGACAAACGTCTTAAATATtatcttatttatttgacaaataaaatttactatttgGATGTGCATTCTATATGTATGTTATTcgatcttaaactcaattaatgaagttTCTACAATACAATGCATAACATGAGAGAAATTGTAATTAGAATACAATTAGTGGGTATCTCATCATGTGTAATTATATACATATTGAAATCTTTTCTAGTCGATATATTGATGAAATTGGATATCGTCAATTCTGTGAGACTAGCACATGTTATACTTATTTGTTTATCCAAGCAACTTATCTTCACTAGCCGGAAACATAGGGATATTGAGAGTTAACATACGAATATTAATTAAGGGTAACTAGTTCATCGGATGTGATCTTCCATGAGACTTTATGTGGTTCTTTAaatgtcaatgaagatctcattgcagctcaagtgcaagtttccttagacttgaggtattcaagttgccttggtcatgaagacttatactttggcATCTTAGCATAACATCTTTTAGGAGGTGTAGATCTGGGATGATTAGATATAAGTCAATATGCACGAAGGTATTTTAATAGCCAaaagaggattcaccactcctataaggagatgtataccctatgactttttgttaaaaattttacttaTCAACCTTTAGCCAAAGCAAACATGTCAAGAAGAAGGTCTTCTTGGACATATATTTTTGAGTAATTTAAATCCATAGAATGAGGAACTAGAACTTGGGCTAGGTTTGATATTGTCAGCCTAATAGGGACTAATACATagatcatgtcctgaaccaagtaggTACAAGATAAGTGAAAGGAATAAAATCACTGATAACTGTAGTTGCTAAATGGTTCAGAATATGTCCTGAAATTAACTATGACTTTTCGATCAATTGGGAATCATGatgttgttggagcaatctgtgtgatcctaggttttgatatttggataaaggtttaagttacaattattgttgtatttaatatgtgcATATGAGCGTGCAGGATAcaaatacaacaagaaaagtccaagtgtgatcttagcaaaggaaaagtccaagtgggatcTTGACAAAGGTGAAAGTCCACGtggagtcttggtggtgtaagtccaagtatgtagttttGGTaacgtaagttcaagtgtgacttggcaaagtTGAGGTCTTAGAGCAAGGAGCTCTTAGAAAAGGATAAAGTCCCGAAGGTGAGGAGTCTCTTGGCAATGGAAGACCCAATAacaaggacaaggccgaaggaagctcttgaaggtaaaGCGTGAAGGATGGAGAAGAATTGAGGAACACAAGactaatggaggaggctagaaggtaaGGTCAAGGTTGTGTGGGCGAGGACAAGTTCTGAGAGAATATACTCAGGGTAAACTCTATGTTTTGGGTTTACTAGTTAACTGgtgtatgtaccagtcgactggggaGAGAACAAAATATTTCTATTCTTTTAACCAAagtggaccagtcgattggtcctggaactaatcgactggtatcgagctctTAGGGTTGTAACGATTGAATTCcatagagtaccagtcgactagtggtgtgaccagtcgactggtaacggtagaAACAGCTTGGTTGTTTTTCCCAAGcactatataatggagcttggggtcgctcgcttgggtgatgacAATAGGggagtggttaacccctattagagtcttcAAAGCTCTCTTGTTGATCATGAGTATGTGTTCAAGTGTTTATGATGAGGTTTCTCCATAGATAAGAAGCTTGAGTTAGCCGGAGCTTTTTGGGGATTCATCTACCGACAAATTGGGATCGCCCATCTTATGGATAgttgtggagtaggagtaagctatctccgaaccacgtaaacgaacgtgttggTTTATTCTTCTTGTTTTTATTGTCTTTAggttagctttctatttgtttgtttgtattttcacTACGTTAACAAGTTTAGGAAGCGATCAAAGTGGATGattggctattcaccccctccaaccgggtatcaaggtcccaacatatgtactactaggtgtcactcataattaattcataattaatggttaattatgagcGACCAATATAATTGGAAATCTATTAGATCATATGTACTACGAGGATGTCTTAAAGACCtaaaaataagttagagaataagATTATGAAAAAGAGAGTAATGAAGTTTGGTTGGACCAGGTGAAGGACAAATATAGAAAGTATTTGCTATGATAGAAGCACTAATGGGCCACGCCTCTTGTAGGCGAGTTGGGCCTACTCATGTGACATGGGTTTGGATTTTATGTTCATACTTCTTGTAGGCAAATTGGAACAACACATGTGATATGGACTTGGGCTTGAACCTTAAACCTTAATAAAGATGTCTAAAAGACCTCTTTATGGAGCAAGAGGAAAAatggttttgtttttttttgttttcctcaTGCTTGTGCCGCCACCCAGCCCATAGTCACTGCTCATCCTTGTGTCGTTGTCCAAGATTGTTGGCTGGCTCCTTACACCATCCACCCTTGTGCCGCCCAATAATTGGTCGGCCAATCTCCTAGTGCCGCTAGCCTCTTCTTTGTGATGTCGATTCTCCTTAGGTGCCACTGATTCTGACATCGAGCAGAATATGTATATTATTCTGGGGCGTGAAGTTTTAGAgggattaataagaaaataagagaGGAGTAACACAAAAAAAGGAATAACCTAAATTAGGCTTAAACCTATTATGAAATCAAGagtacaaagaaaaagagatgtaACCATAACGTGGTTTAaacaaaaccaattgatttaatatcaaaataacttgttcTAAACATCATCCAAGCATAagtttatatagctctcaaaaccctcaaaaaaaatttaaacagaaaAATAACAAACTTGACCtattccctaagatttaggataaattatttAACAAGACTTATTTCCTTAATATTTAGGATAAATAACTAACAAGACTTAGTTTCCTAAGACTTATGaccaaattaaatataattaagaaaaaataaactaaacttaattaatggATTACTAATTAAAAAATACTAAAGATGTAAATATGAATACTTTGGATTTCCTCCATCTGTCACCTAGAGTTGAAGAGAACTCATCCTCGATTTTAAAGCAGTGTCAGGTGATAGCCTAGGAGAAAGATCATCAGGTACCCAATCAACAAAATCTATTACAAGCTACTGAACTATGAAAATCCTCATCGATCTGCCGATGAGCATGACATCATGGACACTACTCTTGTCCATCTTAAAGATATAATCTTGTAGGTCCCATCGATTCATGACCTTAGCTCTTCAAGCACTTAGCAAAATCAAGCCATCATCATATATTGCCAATGAGGTAATTGGTGAGAAGTGCTTTTCCAACACTACAACACACTTCTTAGATTGCAAGTTCCAAACTCGAAAAGTAGCAGCATAACTACCGGAGAACAACAGTAACTAGTTCAGTTGGAATTTGATGAATGTCACAATACCCCGATGTCCTCTAAAGAAATATGGGCAGAATCCACTGTCTACATCCCAAACATAAACCATTCTGGTTGCTCTATTTGGAAATTCACTAGAAGAATGGCATGCCATGCTCTTTACTGAACCATCATATCACTTCCATGAATGGATGCACTTGCGGGAGGAGACCTCCCAAACTTGAATTTTATGGTTGTCGGTAGTAGTGAAAAGCAACCTATCATCAAGGCTCAAGGTGAAGGAAGTACTAGACTCTAAAATACTCCTTAAGGTAGAGGAATCAGATGAGCTCACAAGTTTTACTTCATCACCGTAGGAGCAAATGAGGAAGGAGCCATTGAAGGACACAACAAAAGATCTACCCTCGTAGAACTGTTTCAACAACGACACATAGGGGTAGCTTTGCTTCATAATCGGAGGTGATATTGTCTCCATCGCCAATGACTACGTGGAAGGTCCATCTTAGATTTGATTGCTTCCGCAGAACCATAGCTCTTCAACTTTGTTAATTTGTCGATGCCCCATTACCTTTGATGAAGAAGAACCATTGTTGAAAGAATCCAATTTGGATGAGACAATAGATATTGGTTTGACTTCTTTAATATTCATATCGATCTCTTTTATACCGTTAGCGACGTCCTTAGAACCTATTGCGTCACATTGATCATTTGtatcatgtttttgaaaaaacTATAAATAGGTTTTAGTGGTGCATTTTTCTTTGGTATTACAAACAACAGTACCATCCATGTCAAAACCATGaatttgttttcttcttcctcaattTAAAAATCTCTATCAACTTCATCTACTTCTTCATCATTATAAATTAACTTGCTAGTTAACTCGGTCTTGTCTTGGTCATAAATTGGATCACTGACTATTTCAATGTTGTCGTATATATCTTTCTCaagaaaaattttattcaaattaaaataaaataacttacgaCCTTTAAGATCTCGGGCACTACGATCATGATGTGAGACTTCCTCAGCCGGAACATGTTTATCACTACCTCGACCATGTACCTCACTATCTTCAAGAACTTGTGCCGTTATACACTGGGATAACTCCACAACTTGCTTCTATAAATCTTCAATCATCATTACATCCTGGATATTACAATCATGGTGTTGGGCTTCCTCATTCAGAACTTGCCTGTTGTGACCACGATCACGTCCATGATGATTCCCCATTGGATCTTAATGAGCTCTAATATCAACTGACGTTGAGCAGAATATGTAGTAGAAGGtttaacaagaaaataagagagaaaTAATACATAAAAAGGAATAGACTAAATTAGGCTTAAACCTATTATGAAATCAAgagaacaaagaaaaagagatgtaGCCATAACGTGGCTTAAACGAACCCAATTGATTCAATAGCAAAATAACTTGTCCTAGACATCATTCAAATataggtttatatagctctcaaaaccttcaaaaatctaaatagaaaaaataactaactagacttattccctaagatttatgataaattaactaacaagacTTATTTCATatgatttaggataaattaataATAAGACATATTCCCTatgatttaggataaattaactaacaataCTTATCTCTCTAAGATTTATGaccaaattaaatataattaagaaaaaacaaactaaacttaattaatggATTACTAATTAAAAAAGtctaaaagatgtaaatctaAATACTTTGGATTCTCTCCTACATCAATTCTCTCTTGGTTGGTGTTATCGACCCCTTCTCCTTTCTTGTGCAGTCTCCTTGATTTGGCTAGTACTAAGTTGAGAGACAACTTGTGGCTTGCAAAGTCGTCTTAAAGACAACTCAGCATGGATGCTAATAGAGGCAAGTCTTATGAAGCTTGCTAGTTGATGCCTTTTCCTTTAAACATCATAAGAAAGGTATTGCTCCTAAACTTGTGTTGATCTATGATTATGTCTTCCACATGTATGGTCTTATCATTTTTTGGGATGCACATAATCTTTTAACCAAATCATTTTCACTTCCGctgcttgttttttttttttttaaacatatgtaatttttttttgcataaactccaacaagtggtatcatagcctcttgtgtttttgacatgcatcatagATATTGTTTgcttatcataattttttttgtaaaataccaAAGTTGTGCCTAGTAGCACCAATGGTGCTAGCCGCATGTTTTGTGTACGATTAGgaaatttcaattttgaaaattgtttcctaatttgttagaaaattttaattttaaaattattttctactttattagaaaattctaattttagaaattattttctaatttgtcaaaaaaatttaatttgtttCCTACTCCGATTAGGAACTTccaaatttggatttttttttctaaatcctaatttggaatttttgaaattatttcttAATCTAATTAAGGAATTTTTGGATTTTGAAAATCAAATCCTTAATGATGGAAATATGTTAATCAAGGACAATTATGTCATGTTCATCCCATGTCTGTAATATACCCTTTTTATTGTTGGGGAGCCTAACGTGAGTGCATGCTAAAATATATTTCGTAATCATGTGCAGcaaacattaaaaataataataaatctaatttattacaaTACTCACACTATACATACAAGGATACATTTCATGAAAATAGGATCACGATATAAAATTTTATGGAATTAAAGTTATATTAGGTATATCCGACGAATGATCCGGAGTGGAAAGACCATCAACTAAGCGACACTTGAGAGCCTaacctctatttgtatccatgtTGAGTGATTGCTAAAATGAATTTGGAAGTCACGAGTTTTATCTTTGTCTTCTGTACTAGCCAATGATCGAGGATAACACAATTCAAGAGAAAGATCAAGTTCGATTCGTCGACACGAATCAAGCAAGGAGAAAAACCCTTAGGGGCTACTGTTTCGGTGGCACAGTAGGTCGATTTCCACTGTTTAGCGGTCGGAGAGGGTCCATATACCGGTAGAGGGCTGACCAAGGGAGGTCGGATGGTCGGTGATGCTTGGGCAGTGCCGATGGCAATAGAACAACCCCTTCCGAAGTGGCTAGCTATTGACGGTGGATAGCAGCGTACAACTGTTGTCCGTTAGTTTGATGATGGATGTCGGCGTCCACGTGTAGGTGGTGATCGACCAGAGTCGTTGGGAGGCAAAAAATCAAGGAGAGGGCCTCTCCTTGGTGGTCGACGacaacaaggaggagaagaggagcAATTCAAAACCTAACGATTAggtttaattgaattgaattaatttttctCTCCTCTCTATATCAATATATAAATCTCCTAATGAGTTAGAGGAGCAAGTCCAATACCCGTTACCACAAACCCAAAGTCCAAATTAATAgacttaagtttggttcaagacCAAACCAAGTTTGTTCAAAATCAACCACATAGTTCAATAACCAAACATCTATTAATTAAAACCAAACCAATTTAGTTTATAATTAAACCAAAGAGGGTCTAACTCATCTTTAAAAAATGTGGCCCATCTATGCTTTTATTTTGACAAATTATCTTCCATATTTGCCCTTTGTTTGGTCCAACCAAGATCAATTTCTCTCGATATGAGAATttaattctcaaacttgttttaagTCCTTCAGATAAACTCATGATGTGTGTGATCTAATAGGTTCCTAATTATATTGGTCATcctaattaactattaattataaaTTCATCATGAGTGACACATAGTAGTACATCATAACTCCCAATTGATCAAAAAATCAAACAGTTGATTCTAGAACCACTTCTGAACCTTTCAGCAGCTATAGTGAGTTgtgcctcattcctttcactcatcttatacttaGTTGGTTCAGAATATGATCTATGTATCTATCCCCACTAGGCTTACTATATCACACTTAGCCTAAGTAATACTTACTTGTCCAGTAGATTCAAATTACTTGCACATATATCCAAGAGTACAATaatcttaacatgtgatgctttggcaaaAAAACTTTGAGTAACAATCTTGATAAGTAGCcataggatatacgtctcctAGTAAGTAGTGGTAAATCATTTATTAATTATCTAAACACCTTCAGACACTTTGACTTATACTTAATCATATCAGGACTACACCTCCAAGGAGATGCTTGCTtaggatgtcaaagtataagtctccttAACCATGGTGACTTAAatatctcaagtcgaaggaacTTGTACTTAAGCTACAGTAAGAGCTTCattgacatatccatatatgtagagaatcatatgaagtcttatagtaGGTCACTCCAATAacctagttaccataactagcattcaTGTTTAATTTTCAATATCCCAATATCTCCAGCCAGTGAGGAATAACTGCTTGATTAGACCAAGaagtataacccatgctagtctaACATAATCAATGATGTCCAAATACATTAGTTCATTgactagaaatttttttaatacatttataattatacatgtagagatgctcaccagttgtgatccaatcacaagtcCTCTCATGCTATGAGTCGTTTATGGACATTTGGTAAGTGAGTTTAAGTTCCAATCACATACATTAAATatgtacactcaaatagtgattttttatttatccaataaatagtaaaatcataaagTAATTACCTTAGGACATATCTCagatataatatttttattatgccATATTTATATCATGCCATGTTtatattatgtcatgtttatACCATACCATGTTTATACCATACCATCTTTATACCATGCCATGATTATACCTTATATGGAATAGATGAGACCTTATAACATCAATCCCTTATTTAATATTAAAGCTTACACCTTCCATTAATATGACAAAAACTAGAGTTCAATTTTTTGTTAAGATTGTTGGACTCTCTCTAAGCCTAACTTGATATTAGATATGTTCAGACCATTAAGATATGATCTTGTGATTAATGAGTTGGCTTTAACTTGAAGCAATAATTTGTTGGACTCACTCTAAGGTTAATGTGGACAAAGGTGAAGTTGGGTAATATGTATATGATGTATATATATTAATGAGTTAACAACTTGATGAGTTATGCAAATATCAATAGTTGATAGCATAAGGtgatagttatatatatgtgatatataATTGGTATATTTATACCTACTACTAGaactaagaatgacttgttgaaCTCACTCAAAGATTATTATTATCtatagtggatatcaacccacttggagacaACCTACCGTCTCCCAAATTCAAAGTAAGgacttttgaatttaaataatCAAGTAGGATCTTTTCTTTATGAATGCGAATTGTTTACATGTCATATTTAATTTTATCTCTCTTATATGctcaattttgtatttctagATTGTTAGAATAAGCATGACTTCTATGAATTTGCACTCAATTTTGGAATCAAACAAATCAACAGGGCCAAACTTCTTGGATTGGTTTTGAAACTTCAGAATTATTCTCAAGGTTGAGAAGAAGGCCAAGAAAGTATATCCTCCTCCAAAGGGCTTATGCCACCACTGTGGTAAGATGAGATATTGGAGATGAAATTACAAGATTTATCttagtttgtgaagaagaagagggCATCTAATGACCCACCTCAAGAAGGTATTTTCGTTATTGAATGCCACACTATTT encodes the following:
- the LOC122040973 gene encoding uncharacterized protein LOC122040973 — protein: MDPEKGDHPKSERKEEEKQVKRRESVLSSDGDDGDEDEDDFFQLDQEIMNPFLGHVNDGGRVGAADGSLSYPPIQMMWRSPEAADPNRIPSSIFAGPSSPMEWSAASNESLFSIHGGNSSFTRDHVTLMEKSGELNLPAEDHHHHHHHHPHPQALRDVAGTETDNAKSIKELVQANLEEQQHRSSDCSAVSYQSFAFPILAGEGRTGSVKVESVHPFRPSKSQQKQPPMAAAPKSASLPPTSTSPEQKSKWIPCACLLSFCSQGKQ